A region from the Acipenser ruthenus chromosome 13, fAciRut3.2 maternal haplotype, whole genome shotgun sequence genome encodes:
- the LOC117417781 gene encoding 5-hydroxytryptamine receptor 7-like, producing MVMDTNSSFIYSNIRSYMIEENPRDLSTTRMISDSLDLHYLLKIIQEPTPSSLPTSSLFTENDTQCGEKILNYGIMEKVVIGGILTMLTLLTIAGNCLVVISVCFVKKLRQPSNYLIVSLALADLSVAVAVMPFVSVTDLIGGQWIFGQVFCNVFIAMDVMCCTASIMTLCVISIDRYLGITKPLTYPVRQNGRCMAKRILCVWLLSASITLPPLFGWAQNVNDDKVCLISQDFGYTIYSTAVAFYIPMSVMLIMYYQIYKAAKRSAAKHTFSGFPRPEENDDIDSAPGAIKLRKESEECAHFSRLLKHDRKNISIFKREQKAATTLGIVVGAFTVCWLPFFLLSTARPFICGIECSCIPLWVERTLLWLGYANSLINPFIYAFFNRDLRTTYRNLLQCKYRNINRKLSAAGMHEALRLAERPELVL from the exons ATGGTTATGGACACCAACAGcagttttatttacagtaacatCAGGTCCTACATGATAGAAGAAAACCCGAGGGATCTCAGCACCACTAGAATGATTTCAGACTCGCTGGacttacattatttattaaaaataatacaagagCCAACTCCCAGTTCCTTGCCAACTTCCAGTCTGTTCACAGAGAACGACACTCAGTGTGGGGAGAAGATTCTGAACTATGGAATCATGGAAAAAGTAGTTATTGGAGGTATTCTTACGATGCTCACTTTACTGACTATTGCTGGAAACTGTTTGGTAGTTATTTCGGTATGCTTTGTAAAGAAACTAAGACAGCCTTCGAATTATCTAATTGTTTCTCTGGCTCTGGCTGACCTCTCGGTAGCAGTGGCTGTAATGCCGTTTGTCAGTGTGACGGACCTTATTGGTGGACAGTGGATCTTTGGACAGGTTTTCTGTAACGTCTTTATAGCGATGGATGTGATGTGCTGTACAGCTTCAATCATGACCCTGTGTGTTATAAGTATAGATAG GTACCTTGGAATAACTAAACCTTTAACGTACCCTGTGAGACAAAATGGAAGATGCATGGCCAAAAGGATCCTGTGTGTTTGGCTCCTGTCTGCCTCCATTACTCTGCCTCCTCTCTTCGGCTGGGCTCAGAATGTAAATGATGACAAAGTGTGTTTGATCAGTCAAGACTTTGGCTACACCATTTACTCTACCGCTGTGGCGTTTTACATCCCCATGTCGGTGATGCTAATCATGTACTACCAGATATACAAAGCCGCCAAGAGGAGTGCTGCTAAACACACATTTTCTGGCTTCCCCCGGCCAGAAGAGAATGACGACATTGACTCCGCCCCGGGAGCCATAAAACTGCGCAAGGAGTCGGAAGAGTGCGCCCATTTTTCTCGGCTTCTCAAACACGACAGAAAAAACATCTCCATTTTCAAAAGGGAGCAAAAAGCAGCCACCACCCTGGGGATTGTTGTGGGGGCGTTTACAGTTTGCTGGCTGCCTTTCTTTCTGCTGTCCACAGCAAGGCCCTTCATCTGCGGTATCGAGTGTAGCTGCATCCCCCTCTGGGTAGAGAGGACATTATTGTGGCTGGGCTATGCCAATTCCCTCATCAACCCTTTTATATATGCCTTCTTCAACCGGGACCTGCGGACCACGTACCGGAACCTGCTGCAGTGTAAATACAGGAACATCAACCGCAAACTGTCAGCGGCAGGGATGCACGAAGCTCTGAGGCTTGCAGAGAGACCAGAACTTGTACTCTAG